The following are encoded together in the Anomalospiza imberbis isolate Cuckoo-Finch-1a 21T00152 unplaced genomic scaffold, ASM3175350v1 scaffold_191, whole genome shotgun sequence genome:
- the LOC137466370 gene encoding serine/threonine-protein kinase pim-1-like translates to MDLGLRRHCTSCGVLHRDIKPGNILVDLATGQAKLIDFGCGTYLQDTAYTRFAGTRSYRPPEWTHFRFYYGKPATIWSLGILLHQMVCGEHPFRRSQNISWDHQLSLPQRLSQECQDVIRRCLSMLHSDRPSLEELLCDPWLQDIDRP, encoded by the exons ATGGACCTGGGGCTGCGCAGG cactgcaccagctgtggggtcctgcacagggacatcaaaccagggaacatcctggttgacctggccaccgggcaggccaaattgattgactttggctgtggcacctacctgcaagacacagcctacactcgctttgcag gaacacggtcatacaggcCCCCAGAATGGACCCACTTTCGATTTTACtatggcaagccagctaccatctggtccctgggcatcctgctgcaccagatggtctgcggggagcaccctttcaggaggagccagaacatcagctgggaccatcagctctcgctgccacaacggctctctcaag agtgccaagatgtgatcaggcggtgtttatccatgctgcactcggacaggccctcgttagaagagctgttatgtgatccctggctgcaggatattgatcggccctag